A segment of the Arachis hypogaea cultivar Tifrunner chromosome 5, arahy.Tifrunner.gnm2.J5K5, whole genome shotgun sequence genome:
tcttttctcttgagaAATTTTTCTGCATGCATGGAGGCTTTTGATTTCAGCAATTCGAAAGAAGAGAAAGGCAGCGCCATGTCTGGCCATATCTTCTCCGGCATTGCCAAGACGCTTCGCATTCTGGAACTCTGCATCGCTCTCTTCCTACTCTCCTGGATCCTCACGCGCCTCCCTCTCGCCATCCGCCTCTCCGCCAACTGCCTCCGCAGCCCTCTCTTTGTCTTCGCTCTCTTCAACGCTATCATTGCCGCCCTCCTCGCCCAGTCCGCCCGACTCTCCGCCTCCGATCACCGCACCTCCCACTCCGAACCTCAGGCAGAGCACCGGCACAATCAACTAATAACGGATCGAGCTGTAACGGACACGTGTACGGACAATGGTTCATGTGCCGCGGCGGATTCAGGTTCCAATTTCAGTTCCCAGAGAGTTTTCC
Coding sequences within it:
- the LOC112800745 gene encoding uncharacterized protein, with translation MEAFDFSNSKEEKGSAMSGHIFSGIAKTLRILELCIALFLLSWILTRLPLAIRLSANCLRSPLFVFALFNAIIAALLAQSARLSASDHRTSHSEPQAEHRHNQLITDRAVTDTCTDNGSCAAADSGSNFSSQRVFRRIRSEKFEEDEGRTTERKKLRRSETETETAKAVESSYPQHDKLSNEEFRQTIEAFIARQMSLLREESLAIVVKTSE